The following proteins come from a genomic window of Lolium rigidum isolate FL_2022 chromosome 5, APGP_CSIRO_Lrig_0.1, whole genome shotgun sequence:
- the LOC124656550 gene encoding glycine-rich cell wall structural protein-like, translated as MASKTLLVFALLLAAAFLASSAAEQTRELPEKEETKADVQGYGGGGYPGHGGGGGYPGHGGGGGYPGHGGGGYPGHGGGGGYPGHGGGGGYPGHGGGGGYPGHGGGGYPGHGGGGGCHWGCCGHGYHGGCRCCAHADEVPEPMYRAEVRN; from the exons ATGGCGTCTAAGACTCTCCTTGTGTTTGCTCTCCTGCTTGCCGCGGCTTTCCTCGCCTCCTCCGCGGCCGAACAAACCCGTGAGCTACCGG AGAAGGAAGAGACCAAGGCCGACGTACAGGGCTACGGCGGAGGCGGTTACCCTGGccacggtggaggtggcggctacCCGggccatggcggaggcggtggctacCCGGGTCATGGAGGCGGTGGCTACCCAGGccatggtggaggcggcggctacccaggccatggcggaggcggcggttACCCGGGtcatggaggcggcggcggctacccAGGTCACGGAGGCGGTGGCTACCCAGgccatggaggcggcggcggctgtcaCTGGGGCTGCTGCGGTCACGGGTACCATGGTGGCTGCCGCTGCTGCGCCCACGCCGACGAGGTCCCGGAGCCCATGTACCGGGCGGAGGTCCGCAACTGA